The following coding sequences lie in one Fusarium poae strain DAOMC 252244 chromosome 1, whole genome shotgun sequence genomic window:
- a CDS encoding hypothetical protein (SECRETED:SignalP(1-18)) has product MQLISLSALTLFASSALAASCFGNQQKGIAEFQNAYWDARSKMCGNSECGYQQSCTTQGSQTLQGLAKVTVKVSLERKNTGNKKGFKDCWDATGDIIVQCVRGSQQMSGTWEANGQLYQMNGWYA; this is encoded by the exons ATGCAGCTTATCAGCCTTTCCGCCCTCACGCTATTTGCCTCATCTGCGCTTGCGGCCAGTTGTTTTGGTAACCAGCAAAAGGGCATCGCAGAATTTCAAAATGCGTACTGGGACGCTCGCTCAAAGATGTGCGGCAACTCGGAATGTGGCTATCAACAAAGCTGCACGACGCAGGGTTCCCAGACCCTACAAGGACTCGCCAAAGTCACTGTCAAAGTCTCCCTAGAGCGCAAGAACACGGGTAACAAGAAGGGATTCAAGGACTGCTGG GATGCTACAGGAGACATCATCGTTCAATGTGTTCGAGGAAGTCAGCAAATGAGTGGAACATGGGAAGCCAATGGTCAGCTATATCAAATGAACGGCTGGTATGCTTGA
- a CDS encoding hypothetical protein (BUSCO:5226at5125) yields MCLNTAPLIPVGSLTIEKEELCPESRVWASEDLPGWKSFRSLSSDLDINDHDTYLPNDLEIKLTQIKRIKPYLDLCRKSWARLEFNVKHKDSDRGTLRLYLLPDDALRRTVERSDRSLLRSRNKILEQLNYSQEAWNGNANAIWVDRLHIRTTVNLNSDQEEGMSLLQLFNNIPSPAPTIDSIEDPYNKSAICNILNGTIPGLNSQLYPYQRRSAALMLQKEVRSEQVLDPRLLQIQDQEGGAWYFDPVASTVLKDPRYYDGVAGGILAEEMGAGKTIICLALILATRDLPAQPPEHFRVGDGPIRKGLASLADMAASCATRHSVPWKPWFNLCKAQSGHEYTQCIKALEENPGYYFIPPPKTRRTTRRASGVVELTKKRVYLSNGSIVVVPSNLLAQWKQEIKKHTDGLEVLVVDGYKDLPPPRDLLKYDMLLFSQPRLEALKRKEGGVDASPLSQIHFKRCIVDEGHKLGNSRISGKSDMLLVLESLHFSSRWIVTGTPSHGLYGVDAQKMAKESDGVHREDIARTKTRVDESNSDLEMEKKDLTRIGAIAVLYLKVRPWAKTSLESGDTTADWTTYLLLPKHKSTGRGRWDILRSTLNSLIIRHRLTEVGDLLPPVNERLVVLKGSYQDKMSLNIFAMMVIFNAVQSQRTDMDYFFHAKQRKALTQVFQNLKQASFFGGSFYSQEDIVKAVETAEKFLQEKKVPISDEDRLLLEQAIQFGHVVINNKLKALSNQFHEMPVFVKGMPNSSSASWSLDGETGDGMCSSSNMLVALQKLVYESVSKPDKFNSLLNGQLAQEGVSERERMLASNDPGKNSQTRAGNTKLGNDQHPSIRARGMKDTKPEAEAILDGALGPLEEARITATASNKLSYLIDNILRYQEDEKILIFYENDNIAWYLAGMLEVLQIQHLIYAKGLTVQRRSQYVNTFNHNPKFRVLLMDISQAAFGLDMREASRIYFINPVLNPQVEAQAIGRARRISQKKAVFVETLVLKNSIEEVILERKQHMTQAEHHRVQSILDVGPIFDWIKNARINPMPMVEGELSKEGQMAPLGTPQYIFRRGFGRTMHPDEGLVLDDSPTKKTNDAGMVLGTLQMTNRLKRTSQSDKITVGGHHNEGGASTSNPSDVAARPSKRVRFTGGSEED; encoded by the exons ATGTGTCTCAACACAGCACCTCTAATTCCCGTTGGATCCTTGACaattgagaaggaggaaCTTTGTCCAGAATCGAGAGTCTGGGCTTCGGAGGACCTCCCAGGTTGGAAAAGCTTTCGTTCCTTGTCAAGTGACTTGGACATCAACGATCACGATACTTACCTACCAAATGATTTGGAAATCAAATTGACACAGATAAAACGAATCAAACCATACTTGGACCTGTGCCGAAAGTCCTGGGCAAGACTTGAATTTAATGTCAAACACAAAGATTCCGACCGAGGCACTTTGAGGCTGTACCTCCTCCCGGATGATGCGCTACGCCGCACTGTTGAACGATCAGATCGTTCCTTACTCAGATCCAGAAACAAAATCCTTGAGCAGTTGAACTACTCCCAAGAAGCATGGAACGGAAACGCAAATGCGATATGGGTGGACAGGCTGCACATCCGCACAACTGTCAACTTGAACAgtgaccaagaagaaggcatgTCACTTCTTCAGCTCTTTAACAACATCCCTTCGCCTGCGCCTACAATTGACTCGATTGAGGATCCGTATAATAAATCAGCTATCTGCAATATTTTGAATGGCACAATTCCAGGCCTGAATTCACAATTGTATCCTTACCAGCGAAGGTCAGCGGCATTGATGCTGCAAAAAGAAGTCCGATCAGAGCAGGTTCTCGACCCTCGTTTACTTCAGATCCAGGACCAAGAAGGCGGAGCTTGGTACTTTGACCCAGTTGCCAGTACAGTCTTGAAGGATCCACGCTATTATGATGGAGTTGCTGGTGGCATTCTCGCCGAAGAGATGGGCGCTGGTAAAACTATCATCTGCCTCGCACTTATTCTTGCTACGAGAGACCTACCAGCCCAACCCCCCGAGCACTTTCGTGTCGGAGATGGCCCAATAAGGAAGGGCTTGGCCTCTCTGGCGGACATGGCTGCTTCCTGTGCTACGAGGCACTCGGTGCCATGGAAACCCTGGTTCAACCTTTGCAAAGCACAATCGGGCCACGAATACACACAATGTATTAAGGCGCTCGAAGAGAACCCCGGCTATTACTTTATTCCGCCACCAAAGACAAGGCGAACCACAAGACGTGCTTCTGGGGTAGTGGAATTGACCAAGAAGCGAGTTTATCTCAGCAATGGCAGTATCGTCGTGGTACCTTCCAACCTACTAGCGCAATGGAAACAGGAGATAAAAAAACACACCGACGGTTTGGAGGTTCTGGTAGTGGACGGATACAAAGACTTGCCGCCTCCCAGGGATCTGCTCAAGTACGACATGCTACTCTTCTCTCAGCCTCGACTGGAAGCactaaagagaaaagaagggGGAGTTGATGCCTCTCCGTTATCCCAGATTCATTTCAAACGATGCATCGTCGATGAGGGACACAAGCTTGGCAATTCCAGAATAAGTGGCAAGAGCGATATGCTACTCGTTTTGGAATCTCTACATTTCTCCTCGCGTTGGATTGTGACTGGTACCCCATCTCATGGTTTGTACGGAGTTGATGCTCAAAAGATGGCAAAGGAATCAGACGGAGTACACCGCGAAGATATCGCCCGGACCAAAACTCGCGTCGATGAAAGCAACTCTGATCTCGagatggaaaagaaagaTTTGACGAGAATCGGCGCGATTGCAGTGCTCTATCTTAAAGTTCGACCCTGGGCAAAAACCTCTCTGGAATCTGGGGACACCACAGCGGATTGGACGACGTATCTGCTGCTCCCAAAGCACAAATCAACTGGTCGAGGTCGCTGGGACATCTTGAGATCTACCTTAAACTCCCTCATCATCAGACACCGCCTCACAGAAGTCGGTGATCTCTTACCTCCTGTGAATGAAAGATTGGTTGTTCTGAAGGGTTCGTACCAAGACAAAATGTCCCTCAACATCTTTGCAATGATGGTTATCTTCAATGCCGTACAATCTCAGCGAACCGACATGGACTATTTCTTCCACGCCAAACAGCGAAAAGCATTGACGCAGGTTTTTCAAAATCTCAAGCAAGCAAGCTTCTTTGGTGGTTCTTTCTATTCGCAAGAAGATATTGTAAAAGCTGTTGAGACTGCCGAAAAGTTCCTTCAGGAAAAGAAAGTCCCCATTAGCGATGAAGATCGTCTACTTCTCGAACAAGCGATACAGTTTGGCCATGTcgtaataaataataagctcAAGGCACTGAGTAATCAATTCCACGAGATGCCGGTTTTCGTCAAAGGCATGCCGAACAGTTCCAGTGCGTCTTGGTCATTGGACGGCGAGACGGGAGACGGCATGTGTAGCTCATCAAACATGCTGGTAGCCCTTCAAAAACTCGTCTACGAATCAGTGTCGAAGCCTGACAAGTTCAACTCACTACTCAACGGTCAGCTAGCCCAAGAGGGAGTCTCCGAGAGGGAGCGCATGCTTGCGTCAAACGATCCAGGAAAGAACTCACAAACACGGGCTGGAAACACCAAGCTGGGAAATGACCAGCACCCAAGCATACGTGCTCGTGGTATGAAGGACACAAAGCCGGAAGCTGAGGCTATTCTTGATGGTGCTCTTGGGCCTCTGGAAGAAGCGAGAATAACGGCTACTGCGTCAAACAAGCTTTCCTATCTCATTGACAACATTCTAAGATATcaggaagatgagaagatACTTATATTTTATGAAAACGACAATATTGCATGGTACCTAGCGGGTATGCTCGAAGTT CTCCAAATACAACATCTTATCTACGCCAAAGGCTTGACCGTACAGAGGAGGTCCCAATATGTTAATACATTCAATCACAATCCGAAATTCAG GGTTCTACTGATGGACATATCACAGGCAGCTTTTGGCCTGGACATGAGAGAGGCATCGAGGATATACTTTATCAACCCAGTACTCAATCCACAGGTGGAAGCGCAGGCGATTGGTCGTGCACGTCGCATTAGTCAGAAAAAGGCGGTTTTTGTCGAGACATTGGTGTTGAAGAACAGCATAGAAGAGGTGATATTGGAACGAAAGCAGCACATGACGCAGGCGGAACACCACCGGGTGCAATCGATTCTAGATGTTGGTCCGATCTTCGACTGGATCAAGAACGCGCGAATCAACCCAATGCCGATGGTTGAAGGCGAACTCAGCAAAGAAGGTCAGATGGCACCTCTCGGCACGCCTCAGTACATTTTCAGAAGGGGATTCGGGCGCACCATGCACCCTGATGAAGGGTTGGTATTGGATGACTCCCCCACAAAGAAGACAAACGATGCAGGGATGGTTCTCGGAACTCTTCAGATGACGAATAGACTCAAGCGGACATCGCAATCCGACAAAATTACAGTTGGTGGGCATCACAATGAAGGCGGAGCTTCGACGAGCAACCCAAGCGATGTCGCCGCGCGTCCATCAAAAAGAGTGCGATTTACCGGCGGCTCAGAGGAGGATTGA
- a CDS encoding hypothetical protein (TransMembrane:11 (o80-98i110-127o133-154i166-189o201-221i302-326o338-358i365-383o395-421i433-451o463-484i)), whose translation MSFSRLISESSLGKHVRSIRNSPPEVIYNRKLLASAALYAMSGLCITWDQGSSSVVPSLPGFSQAFGITSATNPKEVANFISFVYLTAGVGSGLSFFINDRIGRLWSLRLYFCIWIIGQLIATFSNGNKSTLYAARFVSGLGIGPLTVTGPMSIVEIAPTEIRGLLTVWFSVVMLLSLTVSTLTVYACFLHLEASHFQYQLVWFLPTIFCAIIIAASFFCACESPRWLMLVGRREEAIETLATLRGLPADHPRVAGEIADIEQQIQAEKSHYGSNGGFKAVLRETFLVPANLRRVQQSLISYLLAQLSGANSVTSYLVPILSLIGVNSANGNSLFLSSMYSLSKFFYTLIASFFFIDALGRRKSLFIGIIIQLISDVYIGVYIKAHNEGSVAPGASTAAIAAIFIHGFGYAVGLLVLPYVFGAELWPNSIRSFGSALSQTFHWLFYFGLNRATPSILSSMDNWGAFLFFAGWCFIALVYVFFAVPETAGLPLERTDELFDCPWWQIRSKAKSLHVGAISGHPIDEENPDSDSHKDQHITFRGKQADN comes from the exons ATGAGTTTCAGTCGACTGATATCCGAGTCGTCTCTCGGCAAACATGTTCGCAGTATCCGCAACTCACCACCAGAGGTCATATACAATAGAAAACTTCTTGCATCCGCCGCTCTATATGCTATGTCGGGATTATGTATCA CGTGGGATCAAGGCTCCAGTTCAGTCGTGCCATCTCTTCCAGGGTTTTCCCAAGCTTTCGGTATCACATCTGCCACCAATCCCAAGGAAGTTGCCAACTTCATCTCGTTCGTCTACCTTACGGCCGGTGTTGGATCAGGCCTCTCCTTTTTTATCAACGATAGAATCGGACGTCTTTGGTCCCTGCGACTATACTTTTGTATCTGGATCATCGGACAGCTGATTGCGACCTTTTCCAATGGGAACAAAAGCACTCTCTACGCTGCTCGATTTGTGTCTGGTCTCGGAATCGGTCCCCTGACCGTGACCGGCCCCATGTCAATTGTCGAAATTGCACCCACCGAGATCCGAGGTCTTCTTACAGTCTGGTTTAGCGTTGTGATGTTGCTGAGCTTGACCGTCAGTACCTTGACGGTTTATGCTTGTTTCCTACACCTCGAAGCTTCGCACTTCCAGTACCAATTGGTTTGGTTTCTCCCTACTATCTTCTGTGCGATTATCATTGCCGCAAGCTTCTTCTGTGCCTGCGAGTCTCCGAGATGGCTGATGCTGGTCGGCCGCAGAGAAGAAGCCATCGAAACACTGGCAACTTTACGAGGACTACCTGCCGACCATCCACGTGTTGCTGGGGAAATCGCAGACATTGAACAGCAGATTCAAGCCGAAAAGTCTCACTACGGTTCCAACGGTGGATTCAAGGCCGTTCTACGGGAAACCTTCCTGGTACCCGCCAACCTTAGACGAGTTCAACAATCTTTGATATCCTACTTATTGGCTCAACTTTCGGGCGCCAACTCTGTCACTAGCTATCTGGTGCCAATCTTATCTCTCATAGGAGTTAATAGCGCGAATGGCAACAGCCTCTTCTTGTCCAGCATGTACTCTTTGTCCAAGTTCTTCTACACTCTCATcgcttctttcttcttcatcgacGCGTTGGGCCGCCGAAAGTCACTCTTCATTGGTATCATCATTCAGCTGATCTCTGATGTCTATATTGGTGTCTACATCAAGGCTCATAACGAAGGCTCGGTTGCGCCTGGTGCTTCCACTGCAGCCATTGCAGCCATCTTTATCCATGGATTTGGCTACGCTGTTG GTCTTCTTGTACTTCCATACGTTTTTGGGGCGGAGCTTTGGCCTAACAGCATCCGCTCGTTTGGCTCTGCGCTTTCTCAGACTTTCCACTGGCTTTTCTACTTTGGGCTCAACCGAGCAACACCTTCGATCCTTAGCAGCATGGACAACTGGGGAGCGTTTCTATTCTTTGCTGGCTGGTGTTTTATCGCATTGGTCTATGTCTTTTTCGCTGTCCCAGAGACTGCTGGATTGCCTCTCGAACGTACCGACGAACTTTTCGACTGCCCCTGGTGGCAGATTCGCTCCAAAGCCAAGTCTCTCCATGTTGGCGCAATTTCTGGACACCCTattgatgaagagaa TCCAGATAGCGACTCTCACAAGGACCAGCATATTACATTTAGAGGTAAGCAGGCGGACAACTAA